The Humulus lupulus chromosome 4, drHumLupu1.1, whole genome shotgun sequence genome has a window encoding:
- the LOC133831805 gene encoding uncharacterized protein LOC133831805 encodes MLKQYCLGFILDLDALLEPSHMIMHALLLHEDGSSNGNELHLNFGGNKTKFGIEEFGIITNLNYNEMHADMGVSNDNNRLLVKYFSRKSSISRNELKDFIKSRRIDIDAEDVIKLVKVYIVKNILGSKRGDGLVDTFVMSLVDDEEKFEAYPWGRRSFNETIKYLTSALDSSKTGYELCGFPIAFQVWGFEVIPLLASSFAIHVYVPLTFTNDEKMHSIIGRLILFNRQIIF; translated from the exons ATGTTGAAACAATATTGCCTTGGGTTTATTTTGGATTTGGATGCATTGCTTGAACCATCCCATATGATCATGCATGCTCTTCTTCTTCATGAGGATGGTAGCTCTAATGGAAATGAGCTGCATCTAAATTTTGGAGGTAACAAAACCAAATTTGGCATTGAAGAGTTCGGTATTataacaaatttaaattataatgaAATGCATGCTGATATGGGTGTTAGCAATGATAATAATAGATTACTTGTTAAATACTTCTCTAGAAAATCATCAATATCAAGAAATGAGTTGAAAGATTTCATTAAATCTAGAAGAATTGATATTGATGCTGAAGATGTCATTAAGTTAGTAAAAGTATATATTGTTAAAAATATATTAGGGAGTAAAAGAGGTGATGGGTTGGTAGACACTTTTGTTATGAGTTTAGTTGATGATGAAGAAAAGTTTGAGGCATATCCTTGGGGTCGCCGATCTTTTAACGAAACTATAAAATACCTCACAAGCGCCCTAGATTCATCGAAGACAGGATATGAGCTATGTGGCTTCCCTATAGCCTTCCAAGTTTGGGGTTTTGAGGTTATTCCTTTGTTGGCCTCATCATTTGCCATTCAC gtTTATGTTCCTTTAACATTTACTAATGATGAAAAAATGCATTCCATCATTGGAAGATTGATATTGTTCAATCGTcagataattttttaa